Within Deltaproteobacteria bacterium RIFCSPHIGHO2_02_FULL_44_16, the genomic segment AGAACGAGGAAATTTTCGAGCGCAATACTGACACGTAAAATTGTCTCGTAAAAAAATATTTTGACGAGAAAAACGGATATTTCTTTTTGGAAAATGATCATAGTGAAGTAAAACCACCACTCGCGGAATATGGATACTCCTTCCAACAAGTCCTATGACTTCATCTTGAATATGAGAGGATCGCCGACACCAGGAGTGAAAATCAAAGGTTTGATATTCGACGTCAACGGCGCGAGCAATATCTCGATACAACATGCAAAACGCTCGCTGCACACTTGTGACATCGACAGGAATAAAACTCCGATTGAGAACAAGCACTAAGCCTTGAAGCATAAGTTGGCATAATTATACAAAATTTAAACCTTCGTGGCTAGTGAGTTTTTTTCGCATCACTAACGCATCCTCTTGATTATCTTGATAATATTTTTTTCTTAAGCCCACGTTCACAAATCCAAACGAAAGATAGAGTTTTTGGGCGGGCGTATTTGAAACTCGCACTTGCAGTGAAATTCCTTCCGTCCCGAATGTTTTTGCTTCTGTCATCAACTTTTCCATCAGACGTTTTCCAATCCCTTGTCGTTGATAACGTCCAGTCACCCCAATGGTATGAAGCTCTATCTCTTCTTCTGCTTTCTGAAACAACATATATCCCACCAGTTCGTTTTGGATGCGTGCGACCCAAATAAAAATGCTGTCGAGGCAGATGATA encodes:
- a CDS encoding HNH endonuclease, whose amino-acid sequence is MLQGLVLVLNRSFIPVDVTSVQRAFCMLYRDIARAVDVEYQTFDFHSWCRRSSHIQDEVIGLVGRSIHIPRVVVLLHYDHFPKRNIRFSRQNIFLRDNFTCQYCARKFPRSHLNLDHVVPRAQGGETTWDNIVTSCHPCNRRKGGLRPEEAGILLMRKPYRPFAFPFFHTRFGIKLHDQWKPFVSVVDSG
- a CDS encoding ribosomal-protein-alanine N-acetyltransferase gives rise to the protein MAATLQKLDFIHVSPFRPEDLDALLVIEEEVHASPWSRASYEDIICLDSIFIWVARIQNELVGYMLFQKAEEEIELHTIGVTGRYQRQGIGKRLMEKLMTEAKTFGTEGISLQVRVSNTPAQKLYLSFGFVNVGLRKKYYQDNQEDALVMRKKLTSHEGLNFV